The proteins below come from a single Timaviella obliquedivisa GSE-PSE-MK23-08B genomic window:
- a CDS encoding Pr6Pr family membrane protein, whose protein sequence is MTQRSMLIALRVFFGVLALAAIGKQFSVQAQMGFSIVNFFSYFTNLSNIFAAIVLIWGAFQLMTHRQPSPSTDLLRGMAVVNMAIVGIVFSALLRDVDMGYLLPWVNTVLHYIMPIVVVLEWLFQPPTTKLGVKHLLWCQVFPLLYLVYTLTRGAIVGWYPYPFLTPANVGGYSGVAAYAVGIIIVFVLAAGLLFTLGNRLNKKVRVASSSSPS, encoded by the coding sequence ATGACCCAACGCTCAATGTTGATTGCCCTACGTGTATTCTTTGGTGTTCTGGCATTGGCAGCCATTGGAAAACAATTTTCTGTTCAGGCTCAAATGGGGTTTAGCATTGTCAACTTCTTTAGCTACTTTACGAATCTGTCTAATATCTTTGCAGCGATCGTCTTAATTTGGGGTGCATTTCAGTTAATGACGCATCGTCAGCCGTCACCTTCGACTGACCTGCTTCGGGGTATGGCAGTTGTGAACATGGCAATAGTCGGCATTGTGTTCTCAGCCTTATTGCGGGACGTTGATATGGGGTATCTTCTGCCCTGGGTTAATACTGTTCTCCACTACATCATGCCAATCGTCGTGGTGCTGGAATGGCTCTTTCAGCCACCTACTACAAAGCTCGGAGTAAAGCATTTACTGTGGTGCCAGGTATTTCCGCTGCTCTATCTCGTCTATACCCTAACTCGTGGGGCGATCGTGGGCTGGTATCCTTACCCTTTTCTTACCCCTGCAAATGTGGGTGGTTACAGTGGCGTTGCTGCCTATGCCGTTGGGATCATAATAGTCTTTGTCTTGGCTGCTGGGTTGCTGTTTACACTGGGAAACAGGCTTAATAAAAAAGTCAGGGTCGCGTCCAGTTCATCGCCTAGTTGA
- a CDS encoding cytochrome P450 — protein sequence MLLPKGPITPAIWQMFHWITNPFSFMQGCTRDYGDCFTVRLGEKFAPVVFFSHPQALQTILTSDDSKVFDAPGELNGLFEPFLGTQSVIGLSGDRHRRMRQLMMPPFHGERMRSYGQLIGEITENVIRNWAVGQSVSVREAMQTISMRVILGAVFGLAEGSRYQQLEKLLGIMLDEMSNPLSVSLLYLPILRQDLGSLSPWGNFVRRRQQIDHLIYDEIAERRSHSDSDRHDILTLLMSARDEAGEALTDVELRDELMTLLVAGHETTATALTWALYWIQKFPKVRDRLLQELQKLDNPADANALLRLPYLNAVCSETLRIYPVGMLTFPRVVSIPVEIMGHWLEPGTIVIGSIYLTHHREDLYPDSDQFIPERFLDRQFSPFEYLPFGGGSRRCIGMAFALFEMKVVLSKILSHVEFALANTRSVQPVRRGLTSGASPVRLAVKNNDLLNVEGDTLQNKINTTRISLSER from the coding sequence ATGTTACTTCCTAAGGGTCCTATCACTCCGGCGATCTGGCAAATGTTTCACTGGATTACTAATCCGTTTTCGTTTATGCAGGGTTGTACCCGAGATTACGGCGATTGCTTCACGGTAAGGCTGGGTGAGAAATTTGCTCCCGTCGTTTTCTTTAGCCATCCTCAAGCCCTACAAACTATTTTGACGAGCGATGATTCTAAAGTATTTGATGCTCCGGGTGAGCTAAACGGTTTATTTGAACCCTTTTTAGGAACGCAGTCTGTTATTGGGTTAAGTGGCGATCGCCACCGCAGAATGCGTCAGCTTATGATGCCGCCGTTCCATGGAGAACGAATGCGCTCTTATGGACAACTGATTGGCGAAATCACTGAAAATGTCATTCGCAACTGGGCTGTTGGGCAATCCGTCTCGGTTCGGGAGGCGATGCAAACGATTTCTATGCGAGTGATTTTGGGGGCTGTGTTTGGTTTAGCCGAAGGTTCTCGCTATCAGCAACTAGAAAAACTTCTGGGAATCATGCTCGATGAAATGAGTAATCCTTTGAGTGTTAGCCTGCTCTATTTGCCAATTCTTCGCCAGGATCTGGGTTCACTCAGCCCCTGGGGTAACTTTGTCCGGAGACGGCAACAGATCGATCACCTTATTTATGATGAGATTGCAGAACGGCGATCGCATTCAGACTCTGATCGTCACGACATCCTCACGTTGCTCATGTCTGCTCGTGATGAAGCAGGCGAGGCTCTGACAGATGTGGAGTTACGGGATGAGCTCATGACGCTTTTAGTAGCGGGGCATGAAACAACTGCCACTGCTCTAACTTGGGCATTGTACTGGATTCAAAAATTTCCAAAAGTCCGCGATCGACTGTTGCAAGAACTTCAAAAACTTGATAATCCTGCTGATGCCAATGCTCTTTTACGCCTTCCCTATTTGAATGCCGTTTGTAGTGAAACGCTACGGATCTATCCTGTGGGAATGTTGACGTTTCCACGAGTTGTTAGCATCCCTGTAGAGATTATGGGTCACTGGCTAGAACCGGGAACGATCGTGATTGGCTCTATTTATCTAACCCATCACCGCGAAGATCTTTACCCAGATTCAGACCAGTTCATACCTGAACGCTTTTTAGATCGTCAATTTTCTCCCTTTGAGTATCTACCTTTTGGGGGCGGTAGTCGGCGCTGTATTGGAATGGCGTTCGCTCTGTTTGAAATGAAAGTCGTTCTAAGCAAGATCTTGTCCCACGTTGAATTCGCTTTAGCAAATACTCGTTCAGTGCAACCTGTGCGCCGAGGATTAACATCAGGCGCATCTCCAGTCCGACTGGCTGTCAAAAACAATGACCTGCTAAATGTTGAAGGTGATACCTTACAGAATAAAATAAACACGACACGAATAAGCTTATCGGAACGTTAA